CCAAAATGACAGCGATAGCGGAAGAAGAGATACTGAGTAGATAAGTATCATTATGTTTGTGAACTTTGCGCCGAATGCAACCGGCATTACAGGTACGCCGGCTTTTTTGTAGTCGAGCTGGTATTTTTGAGCCAGAGCCCAAAAATGAGGAGGCTGCCATAGCATCATAAATGCAAAGAGTATGTAGCCGTCTAAACCTATTCTTGGAGCTATGGCGGCATAACCTATTAGAACCGGCAGAGCGCCAGGCAGACCACCTAAAATTGTGCCGTAGGGTGAGCTTCTTTTTAGATACAGAGTGTAAAGCAGAGTGTAGCTAAGGATTGCAGCGATTATTAAAAGAGCGGTCACGTAGTTTAAGTAATAAAGAGCTAGAAATAGTGAGATAATGATAAAGATGCTTGCTATTGCAATTGCAGTTTTCTCACCGACAACTTCAAGAGCCTCAGCACGCTTACTCAGCCTGTCCATAAGAAGATCTATCTGCTTGTCTAAAACGTTGTTTAGGATTGCTGAGCCGGCGGCGCTTAAAAGCAGCGCAAC
This window of the Thermodesulfobacteriota bacterium genome carries:
- the cyoE gene encoding heme o synthase, whose protein sequence is MEQVEQAEKASSNIVVSTILLSKPGIIVSVAFTGFAGMVVAQGGLPTLNTILITMVALLLSAAGSAILNNVLDKQIDLLMDRLSKRAEALEVVGEKTAIAIASIFIIISLFLALYYLNYVTALLIIAAILSYTLLYTLYLKRSSPYGTILGGLPGALPVLIGYAAIAPRIGLDGYILFAFMMLWQPPHFWALAQKYQLDYKKAGVPVMPVAFGAKFTNIMILIYSVSLLPLSLSFWFLGYASAYYAILAVIFGGYFEYVIIKCTITNTGYGRAFAISILYMLGIMAALILDLSFA